GCCAACCACCGCGCCACGTCGTAGCCCTCGTGCTCGATGGCGAGCGTGTGGTGGGCCCCGCCGGGGCAGACGATCACGGCCGTGTCGGTCGCCACCTGCGGGTCTGGCAGGAACGCCGTGAGGGTCGGGGCGCTGACGTTGCGCACAAACCTGAAGTGGACGGCGGTGCCCGGCGGCGTGGTGGACCATCGTTCCGCTCGCGTGCCCTCGAGGCTCGTGGGCGCGCCATTCGGCCACAGGGGCAATTCGAACGTCGCCCGGTCAGGCAGGGTCGAGTCAATCACGGGGAACTCCTGAGAAGTGGGGCGTGATCAAGGAGGGGGGCGTCGCGGCGGATGAGCCGCAAGTGCGTGAGGTGCTCAAGGTCCCGGCAGACGGTCAGCTCGTGGACTCCGAGGTGCTCCGTTCCTGCCCTCATCGTCAACTCTTCATGGGCAGAGAGCAGCGCACACAGGTCATCCGGTCGCTTAACCCGCCTCAGGCGTCCCGGCGGCACAAGTCGATCGGCGACGGCCTTGGGGTCGCTCAAGCGCAAGCAGGTTAAGTCGCTGCACACGGTTGTGTCGTGCCCGCCGAGGGTCTGGGCGGGGTCCGTGACCCGCATGACGGGCTGCCGAGAGAGTCCGTCGAGAATGAGGGCCGCCCGTCGTTCTGCCAGCACCTTGCCCTGTGGCGAAGCCGTCAAGGATGCACCGTCATACTGCGCGCGCCCCCTCCCGCCGTTCATGGCCGCCCCTCTCCCAGCACCGCGCCGGTCAACCAGACCGGCACGACCTTCGGTTCTACGCGCTCCACCGTGAGACTCCACGTGGCCTGAACGTCCTCCCCGACCTCAAGGGCCAGGCCCTCCGGCAAGACCAGCGTGGCGAAGAGGCCTTCCGGTTCGGCGCGGAGGTCCACCTGCACGTCCCCCAACGGTGTGGGAACGCGGCCCCGTGCCCAGCGCAGGTCACCCAGGTTCGGGCGGAAATGCGCCGTGCGCCAGCCGGCCTCGGCGGGCGTCACGCCCAGGACGCTGCCACTCAGCCAGGCGGTGGGTCCGGCGGACCAGCCGTGGCACAGCGAGGTGCCGTACCCGCCGTACTGCGCGTGCTCTCCCGCGATGATCGATACGGCGTGCGGGTCGGGCGCGTGGACCCAGGCGGGATCGAACGCTTCCCAGAAGGTGGTGGCTCCCAGCGAGAGCATGGTGCCCCAGTGGTGGCGCAGGTAATCGAGGCCCCACTGCACCTGCCCGAGGTGCGCGGCAGCTTGTAAGTCGTTGAAGCGGTGCCAGAACGTCATGGTCATGTTTGGATCGTCCGCGAGGGACGCGCCAAAGACCGCCTGTGCCTCGGCATCGTCCAAGACGCCGCTGAGGATGCAGATGGCAGCGAGGTGATGTGGGACGTGCTCGTGCAGGCGCGGCAGAAGTTCGGCGCGGGCACTCTCCCGCATGCGCCCGGCGAGCGTGGCGTACGTCGTGGCGGGACGACCGAGCCGCGTGAGCAGTGCCGCGCCGTCGCGCAGGGCGCGGGTAGCCAGCAGGTGGCAGTACAGCTCACGCTCTCCTGCGGTGAGGGGTGCCCAGTCCACGAGGTCCCAGCCGGTGTGGAAGCGCCAGCGGCCGTGCTCGTCCGTCCAGTTCGAGACGTGCTTAAGCGTGGCGTCCAGTGCCCCCGCGACCTCTTCGATCAGGGTGAGGTCGCCGGTGTAGCGGTGGTAGTCGTGCAGGCCCACCACCCACCACAGGGTGTACGAGGGGATGTCGTTGATGTCCCCGGTGGTCGTCTTCCACCCGGCGCTGAGGCCCGGGTACCGCTGCCACTCGGGCCGTTCGGCGGGCGCGGGGCCGAGTTCGCCCAGCACCCCGAGGGTGCGCGCGACGAGACGCGTGTCGCTCAGCAGGTGATACGAAACGAGCGCCTCGACGTGCAGATCGCCCATCCAGGGGCGCTGATCGCGCTTGATACCGTCCCACAGCTCGTTCTGCATGCACAGCAGCGCCGTGTGCGTCGCCACCCGCCAGACGCGGTTGATGGTGTCGTCGCTGCACTCGAACGCACCCGTAACCTCTGCGCCGAAGCGGACGTGCTGCACCTCCACGGGGTCCAGAACGATGTCCCCGTCCGAGGCGAGCGCCACGAGCTTGACGTACCGGAATCCGGTGGGGCACGTCGCGAACGTC
The Deinococcus sp. YIM 134068 DNA segment above includes these coding regions:
- a CDS encoding alpha-L-rhamnosidase-related protein gives rise to the protein MTIPPSTDSPLPLPRRLWWPWDEVTDHVVFRRTFSLGRDALATVSLVSSGPVRVWLGEQELTLRGQPLPTWRTTRHAQVRLPAGEHCLEVEARGGGHGQPFVLASLDWQNGDTAGRIATDDTWTMTRDPHEDWRATRGPLHRPAWAFDGVWGEPWGFPCDAPDDFLRLTTGWQTVRTGTLDRVVAMSPGLLALGAGVDASDARRLTFRPARPVPEQGPVLDPVRRHDLWQYAREAHAIATNDWLDIFEARAPHVVLDVGEETFARVKVTSRTPGTALLAVTTGESLGEVEHHGRRLTDVITLREGETFATCPTGFRYVKLVALASDGDIVLDPVEVQHVRFGAEVTGAFECSDDTINRVWRVATHTALLCMQNELWDGIKRDQRPWMGDLHVEALVSYHLLSDTRLVARTLGVLGELGPAPAERPEWQRYPGLSAGWKTTTGDINDIPSYTLWWVVGLHDYHRYTGDLTLIEEVAGALDATLKHVSNWTDEHGRWRFHTGWDLVDWAPLTAGERELYCHLLATRALRDGAALLTRLGRPATTYATLAGRMRESARAELLPRLHEHVPHHLAAICILSGVLDDAEAQAVFGASLADDPNMTMTFWHRFNDLQAAAHLGQVQWGLDYLRHHWGTMLSLGATTFWEAFDPAWVHAPDPHAVSIIAGEHAQYGGYGTSLCHGWSAGPTAWLSGSVLGVTPAEAGWRTAHFRPNLGDLRWARGRVPTPLGDVQVDLRAEPEGLFATLVLPEGLALEVGEDVQATWSLTVERVEPKVVPVWLTGAVLGEGRP